The Vibrio pomeroyi genome window below encodes:
- the pstB gene encoding phosphate ABC transporter ATP-binding protein PstB, translating to MFSINETLGYQAPLDVHNLTEEQTAISIEGLNLYYKEAQALDDISMTIPKGQVTAFIGPSGCGKSTLLRCINRMNDLVEGCRVSGKVKLYGNNVYHPKVDVATLRRRVGMVFQRPNPFPKSIYENVVYGLRLQGVSNSRDLDDAVERSLRAAALWDEVKDRLHENAFGLSGGQQQRLVIARAVAIEPEVLLLDEPTSALDPISTLTIEELINDLKTQYTVVIVTHNMQQAARVSDHTAFIHMGKLIEYSDTDSIFTSPLKNQTEDYITGRYG from the coding sequence ATGTTCTCAATTAATGAAACCTTGGGTTATCAAGCACCTTTAGATGTGCACAACCTAACCGAAGAGCAAACAGCCATCTCGATTGAGGGGCTGAACCTATACTATAAAGAAGCTCAGGCGCTTGATGATATCTCGATGACGATACCTAAAGGGCAAGTGACGGCTTTTATCGGTCCTTCTGGTTGCGGGAAGTCGACACTGCTTCGCTGTATTAATCGTATGAACGATCTTGTCGAAGGTTGTAGAGTCTCAGGCAAGGTGAAGTTGTACGGCAATAATGTTTATCATCCGAAAGTTGATGTCGCGACGTTACGACGTCGTGTTGGGATGGTATTCCAACGCCCGAACCCTTTTCCTAAATCAATTTATGAAAATGTCGTTTATGGGCTGAGGCTACAAGGCGTGAGCAATAGTCGCGATTTAGATGATGCTGTAGAGCGCTCATTACGTGCCGCGGCGCTTTGGGATGAAGTAAAAGATCGCTTACATGAAAATGCTTTTGGTTTATCGGGCGGTCAGCAACAGCGTTTGGTCATCGCTCGTGCGGTGGCAATTGAGCCGGAAGTGCTTTTGCTAGATGAGCCGACATCAGCCTTGGATCCGATTTCGACTCTGACGATTGAAGAGCTGATCAACGATCTAAAAACGCAATACACCGTAGTGATCGTGACCCATAACATGCAACAGGCCGCTCGTGTGAGTGACCATACTGCGTTTATTCATATGGGAAAATTGATCGAGTACTCAGATACGGATTCAATATTCACGTCACCATTGAAAAATCAAACGGAAGACTACATTACTGGTAGATATGGCTAA
- the phoU gene encoding phosphate signaling complex protein PhoU has protein sequence MHFGRHISGQFNVELESIRTHVLTMGGLVEQQLSFAMQALHKDDVELAKKVIRDDHKVNAMEVSIDEACTRIIAKRQPTAKDLRLIMAIIKTITDLERIGDVASKIAQGAIEIPSTKEQKFHVSLEPLCRQAITMLHQVLDAFARMDVDAAAEVHKLDDKLDAEYEAVIRQLMTYMMEDPKNIPNILQVMWSARAIERVGDRCQNICEYIIYFVKGKDVRHLGEQSLDDVLR, from the coding sequence ATGCATTTTGGTCGCCATATCTCAGGACAATTCAATGTTGAATTAGAGTCTATCCGTACTCATGTACTTACTATGGGCGGGTTAGTGGAGCAGCAGCTTTCTTTTGCGATGCAAGCGCTTCACAAAGATGATGTGGAATTGGCCAAAAAAGTCATTCGTGACGACCATAAAGTAAATGCGATGGAAGTGTCGATTGATGAAGCATGTACGCGAATCATTGCCAAGCGTCAGCCTACAGCGAAAGACCTGCGTTTGATTATGGCGATCATCAAGACCATTACTGACCTTGAACGTATTGGCGATGTTGCTTCTAAAATAGCGCAAGGTGCCATCGAAATCCCTTCGACTAAAGAACAAAAATTCCATGTGTCTCTAGAACCACTGTGTCGACAAGCAATCACTATGCTTCATCAAGTTTTGGATGCTTTTGCACGAATGGATGTAGATGCGGCAGCCGAAGTGCATAAACTCGATGACAAGCTTGATGCTGAATACGAAGCTGTGATTCGCCAGTTAATGACTTATATGATGGAAGACCCGAAGAACATTCCTAACATCTTACAAGTGATGTGGTCTGCAAGAGCTATTGAGCGTGTAGGGGATCGTTGTCAGAATATTTGTGAATACATCATCTACTTTGTAAAAGGCAAAGATGTTCGTCACCTAGGAGAGCAAAGCCTAGATGACGTTTTACGATAG